From one Clostridia bacterium genomic stretch:
- a CDS encoding signal peptidase I, protein MQTEKTAENSTAKKVLRIVGNVLIWIFIIFAALTTVLAFAAQSNADGIPAIAGRAILTVQSESMNRAAGEQAVKDGKLVLEDGWEKGFNQGDIIIGRKLQPEEQKALKVGDIVTFKTSILGDDGQFHDALNSHRIVEVQGTGDDVMYVTRGDNPETNQKDDDPISWTAVICKYTGTRLPGVGKVLDFLQTSTGFLVVIVLPLVAFFVFELVVFIRKFLKVKNAGKKQITAADEEAIKQKAIEEYLRQQQGGAKTEEVKAEAEEVKAEVEEKAEEAVESVEEKAEEAVEEVKAEAEEAVEEIKPE, encoded by the coding sequence ATGCAGACTGAAAAGACAGCAGAAAACAGCACTGCCAAAAAGGTGCTGCGCATCGTCGGTAACGTCCTTATATGGATATTTATCATCTTCGCTGCGCTGACCACCGTGCTTGCGTTCGCCGCGCAGTCCAATGCCGACGGCATTCCCGCCATCGCGGGGCGTGCGATCTTGACCGTTCAGTCCGAGTCGATGAACCGCGCTGCCGGCGAGCAGGCGGTCAAGGACGGCAAGCTCGTGCTCGAGGACGGCTGGGAAAAGGGCTTCAACCAGGGCGATATCATTATCGGCAGGAAGCTCCAGCCCGAAGAGCAGAAGGCGCTGAAGGTCGGCGACATCGTCACCTTCAAGACCTCCATACTCGGCGACGACGGACAGTTCCACGACGCCCTGAACTCCCACCGTATAGTTGAGGTTCAGGGAACGGGCGACGACGTCATGTACGTCACCCGCGGCGACAACCCGGAAACGAACCAGAAGGACGACGATCCGATATCCTGGACCGCGGTCATCTGCAAGTACACCGGCACGCGTCTCCCCGGAGTCGGCAAAGTGCTCGATTTCCTGCAGACGTCAACCGGATTCCTGGTAGTCATCGTTCTGCCGCTGGTCGCGTTCTTCGTCTTTGAGCTGGTCGTCTTCATCCGCAAGTTCCTGAAGGTCAAGAACGCCGGCAAGAAGCAGATCACCGCCGCCGACGAAGAGGCCATCAAGCAGAAGGCGATCGAGGAGTACCTCAGACAGCAGCAGGGCGGCGCCAAGACCGAAGAGGTCAAAGCCGAGGCCGAAGAGGTCAAAGCCGAGGTCGAAGAGAAGGCCGAAGAGGCTGTCGAATCCGTCGAAGAGAAGGCGGAAGAAGCCGTCGAAGAGGTCAAGGCCGAAGCCGAGGAAGCCGTTGAGGAGATAAAGCCGGAGTAA
- a CDS encoding DUF2357 domain-containing protein, whose protein sequence is MPEEAKKKSNDFSRVYEDATFFIDNMMQDYDVFPTILEKMRDGNASIELKKRYILRAIDETWVNAIEDVLPALDVIIRNPSKYIEEREEVVPIELSRNISVRSLQHLSQHTNLISKFEDGVITPSKILNVYREETIQTYENKFINTLISRLYAFVNRRYEIAQKAGQDEKTTSLDFNESFFHGTAKVKVNMRVEIAEPAMSEEDRVERNYTHTTDLWRRVVKLNDVVTTYANSTFVQDMGRSYIRPPVMRTNAILKNKNLRQCLALWQFIESYEEAGYSMLVQENLEKVDEAYVKELYSTLALQYLIFRYNINNEFDAESTLDTRIAEDVYNPRIVDQLTAPDKDEFNVSAEPEKIAPPPAQQRAVTLTPEDRLMLESLDVAIAAAEALTPEDEKIISHPSVPEPEAAPVYVSEEEKERKAEEERAAAEEEIRRKAIEEYIAQQEAEAAAKAEEEAKAAAERGADNAADTYRAPRVSAAGGRRRIVHGTAAPAVRERSAEYGAKRRAALDRLNARKRG, encoded by the coding sequence GTGCCTGAAGAAGCCAAAAAGAAGTCAAATGATTTCAGCCGCGTTTATGAAGACGCGACTTTCTTCATTGACAATATGATGCAGGACTACGACGTCTTCCCGACGATCCTCGAGAAGATGCGCGACGGCAACGCCTCCATCGAACTGAAAAAGCGCTATATCCTCCGCGCCATCGACGAAACGTGGGTGAACGCGATCGAGGACGTCCTGCCCGCGCTTGACGTCATCATCCGCAACCCCTCCAAGTACATCGAGGAGCGCGAGGAGGTCGTGCCGATCGAGCTTTCGCGCAACATTTCCGTGCGTTCGCTGCAGCATCTTTCTCAGCACACCAACCTTATCTCGAAGTTTGAGGACGGCGTGATAACCCCATCGAAGATACTCAACGTCTACCGCGAGGAGACGATCCAGACCTACGAAAACAAGTTCATCAATACGCTGATCAGCAGGCTTTACGCCTTCGTCAACCGCCGCTACGAGATCGCTCAGAAGGCGGGGCAGGACGAGAAGACGACGTCCCTTGACTTCAACGAGAGCTTTTTCCACGGCACCGCAAAGGTCAAGGTGAATATGCGCGTCGAGATCGCGGAGCCCGCGATGAGCGAGGAGGACCGCGTCGAGCGGAACTATACCCACACGACCGATCTGTGGCGCCGCGTCGTCAAGCTCAACGACGTAGTCACAACCTACGCCAACTCTACCTTCGTGCAGGATATGGGGCGCAGCTACATCCGCCCGCCCGTCATGCGCACGAACGCGATACTGAAGAATAAAAATCTGCGCCAGTGCCTCGCGCTCTGGCAGTTCATCGAGTCCTACGAAGAGGCCGGATACAGCATGCTCGTGCAGGAGAACCTCGAAAAAGTGGACGAAGCCTACGTCAAGGAGCTCTATTCCACCCTCGCGCTGCAGTATCTTATCTTCAGATATAATATAAATAACGAATTCGACGCGGAAAGCACGCTCGACACCCGTATAGCGGAGGACGTTTATAATCCGCGCATCGTAGATCAGCTGACGGCGCCCGACAAGGACGAGTTCAACGTTTCCGCGGAGCCGGAAAAGATCGCGCCGCCGCCCGCGCAGCAGCGCGCCGTGACGCTCACGCCCGAAGACAGGCTTATGCTCGAGTCGCTCGACGTGGCGATCGCCGCGGCCGAGGCGCTTACGCCCGAGGATGAGAAGATCATCTCTCACCCGTCCGTGCCGGAGCCCGAAGCCGCGCCCGTGTACGTTTCCGAAGAAGAGAAGGAGCGTAAGGCTGAGGAGGAACGCGCCGCCGCAGAAGAAGAGATCAGGCGCAAGGCGATAGAGGAGTATATCGCGCAGCAGGAAGCCGAAGCCGCCGCGAAAGCGGAGGAGGAGGCGAAAGCCGCCGCCGAAAGAGGCGCCGATAACGCCGCCGATACCTACCGCGCTCCGCGCGTCTCCGCCGCCGGAGGCCGCCGCCGCATAGTACACGGCACCGCCGCCCCCGCCGTCCGCGAACGCAGCGCGGAATACGGCGCGAAACGCCGCGCCGCGCTTGACCGTTTGAACGCGAGAAAGAGGGGTTAG
- the rsmA gene encoding 16S rRNA (adenine(1518)-N(6)/adenine(1519)-N(6))-dimethyltransferase RsmA: MSRELTDIGYVRELLQRHGTRTKKGLGQNFIVNPSVCPRMAGLCGAKPDGGALEIGCGVGVLTRELSRVAGKVVCVELDASLFPVLGETLEGFRNVELVQGDILKVDLDALIREKFGDMPVAVCANLPYYITTPVLMRLLEYGNRFTALTLMVQKEFAQRLAAKPGSSSYGALTVSAAYRAKTELLFGVSAGSFMPPPKVDSAVIRLTPYAEPPVKVKDEAVFFAVVRAAFGQRRKMLSNALGSAFGRERALAALNAAGIPPTARGETLSVEKFAAIADGMA, encoded by the coding sequence ATGAGCCGCGAGCTGACCGATATCGGATACGTCCGCGAACTGCTGCAGCGGCACGGCACGCGCACGAAGAAGGGGCTGGGGCAGAACTTCATCGTCAACCCCTCCGTATGCCCGCGCATGGCGGGGCTGTGCGGCGCGAAGCCCGACGGCGGCGCGCTTGAAATCGGCTGCGGCGTCGGCGTGCTGACGCGGGAGCTTTCACGCGTCGCGGGCAAGGTCGTCTGCGTCGAGCTGGACGCCTCCCTCTTCCCCGTCCTCGGCGAAACGCTCGAGGGCTTCAGAAACGTCGAGCTCGTGCAGGGCGATATACTCAAGGTCGACCTCGACGCGCTGATACGCGAAAAATTCGGCGATATGCCGGTCGCGGTCTGCGCCAACCTGCCCTATTATATAACGACACCCGTGCTGATGCGGCTGCTGGAATACGGAAACCGCTTCACCGCTCTTACGCTTATGGTGCAAAAGGAGTTCGCGCAGCGCCTCGCGGCGAAGCCCGGCAGTTCGAGCTACGGCGCGCTGACCGTTTCCGCCGCTTACCGCGCGAAGACGGAGCTGCTTTTCGGCGTTTCCGCCGGCAGCTTCATGCCGCCGCCGAAGGTGGACTCCGCCGTCATCCGGCTGACTCCCTACGCCGAGCCGCCGGTGAAGGTCAAAGACGAGGCGGTCTTCTTCGCCGTCGTCCGCGCGGCCTTCGGGCAGCGGCGCAAGATGCTCTCGAACGCGCTCGGCTCCGCTTTCGGCAGGGAGCGTGCGCTCGCGGCGCTGAACGCCGCGGGGATCCCGCCGACCGCGCGCGGAGAAACGCTGAGCGTGGAGAAGTTCGCCGCGATAGCGGACGGGATGGCGTGA
- a CDS encoding GGDEF domain-containing protein, producing MAKTKTPKTENTKKIASKKKRSFGSGLLILLVVLISAVLVSSGLVMVFNYSDQIDQEAGIVGMRYSQEMKTHLYKAVDAYQDKSEQMAKYIVQGAAQSEEEFNVRLRNVSSQFGVTNLRLRYFKGGSEYRVSGAEFNTTLETKSVLELATRRRSGCAGIVSDQEINPNGVAFVVAVDGCAYADVIVFFYFPVFDVVAFPPESLDEEIFADSRLTCVASGEGEIINILSQKDMGLYEHNNIYEALRPQINDKSIIDGMRTAVYESTSQVFQAEISNERHVICVSSLTESGAVPFAVVSVYRAEDLHGTGYSTVRTVLSVIMIFAALLLVLVVTNVIGRIRARRQLALMHDIDPVLECPTRIKFERVAGEILSRNKATAFAVVTINLRHFNYINDQMGGETVTQILQHLKLLYSRMLVLDETYGYMGDGRFVMLMHYRDFKMIEDKLKSVTQLASNYNARLPVGYHITLYGGIYRTQTGIVDDVGKMIDLAVDAEGSMNFPYDFGSFRIYNDKIHASHAQAEYIEVHMESALRNREFQVFYQAKYNIANDAPDGCEALVRWYNPEKDEYMQPGVFIPLFEANRFIVKLDLYVYEQVCEYIEEAANRGERLYPVSVNVSRISAMESDFLQQYINIKNKHNIANGFLTLEFTESFAYEDYDMLREIVNTLHKNGFKCSIDDFGTGYSSYSILKQLPMDEIKLDRFFLEKGLSADRDTKVLSSVINVARELKMKVTQEGVETLDQLEMLKKMGCQVIQGYHYSAPLRLSDYIEFIERKSHNVDFVTRGRE from the coding sequence TTGGCAAAAACCAAGACTCCCAAAACCGAAAACACAAAAAAGATCGCCTCGAAGAAAAAACGCAGCTTCGGCAGCGGTCTGTTGATACTGCTTGTCGTTCTGATATCCGCCGTTCTCGTCAGCAGCGGACTGGTCATGGTGTTCAACTACTCAGACCAGATCGATCAGGAGGCGGGCATCGTCGGCATGCGCTATTCGCAGGAGATGAAGACCCACCTTTACAAGGCGGTCGACGCCTATCAGGATAAGTCCGAGCAGATGGCGAAGTACATCGTCCAGGGCGCCGCGCAGAGCGAGGAGGAGTTCAACGTCCGTCTGCGCAACGTCAGCTCGCAGTTCGGCGTGACGAACCTGCGCCTGCGCTACTTCAAGGGCGGCAGCGAATACCGCGTCAGCGGCGCGGAGTTCAACACCACGCTCGAGACGAAATCCGTCCTCGAGCTCGCTACGCGCCGCCGCTCCGGCTGCGCCGGCATAGTCTCCGACCAGGAGATCAACCCCAACGGCGTCGCGTTCGTCGTCGCGGTCGACGGCTGCGCCTACGCGGACGTCATCGTTTTCTTCTACTTCCCCGTCTTCGACGTCGTCGCGTTCCCGCCGGAATCGCTCGACGAAGAGATATTCGCCGATTCGCGCCTTACCTGCGTCGCCTCCGGCGAGGGCGAGATAATCAATATCCTTTCGCAGAAGGATATGGGGCTCTATGAGCACAACAACATCTACGAGGCGCTCCGTCCTCAGATAAACGACAAGAGCATCATCGACGGGATGCGCACCGCGGTCTACGAGTCCACCTCGCAGGTCTTCCAGGCGGAGATCTCGAACGAGCGGCACGTCATCTGCGTCAGCAGCCTGACTGAAAGCGGAGCCGTTCCCTTCGCGGTCGTCTCCGTCTACCGCGCCGAGGACCTCCACGGCACCGGCTATTCCACCGTCAGAACGGTACTCAGCGTCATCATGATATTCGCGGCGCTGCTGCTCGTGCTGGTCGTGACGAACGTCATCGGACGTATCCGCGCCCGCCGTCAGCTCGCGCTCATGCACGATATCGACCCCGTTCTCGAATGCCCGACGCGCATCAAGTTCGAGCGTGTCGCGGGCGAGATCCTGAGCCGCAACAAAGCGACCGCGTTCGCAGTCGTCACCATAAATCTCAGACACTTCAACTACATAAACGACCAGATGGGCGGCGAGACCGTCACCCAGATCCTGCAGCATCTGAAACTGCTTTATTCCCGTATGCTCGTGCTGGACGAAACCTACGGTTATATGGGCGACGGCCGCTTCGTGATGCTTATGCACTATCGCGACTTCAAGATGATAGAGGATAAGCTGAAGTCGGTCACTCAGCTCGCCTCGAACTATAACGCGCGTCTGCCGGTCGGCTACCACATCACGCTTTACGGCGGTATCTACCGCACCCAGACCGGCATAGTCGACGACGTCGGCAAGATGATCGACCTGGCGGTCGACGCGGAAGGCTCCATGAACTTCCCCTACGACTTCGGCTCCTTCCGAATCTACAACGACAAGATCCACGCGTCCCACGCGCAGGCGGAATACATCGAAGTCCACATGGAGAGCGCGCTGCGCAACCGCGAGTTCCAGGTCTTCTATCAGGCTAAGTACAACATCGCCAACGATGCGCCGGACGGATGCGAAGCGCTTGTCCGCTGGTACAACCCCGAGAAGGACGAATACATGCAGCCGGGCGTCTTCATTCCGCTGTTTGAGGCGAACCGCTTCATCGTCAAGCTCGACCTCTACGTTTACGAGCAGGTTTGCGAATACATCGAAGAGGCCGCGAACCGCGGCGAACGTCTCTATCCCGTTTCGGTCAACGTCTCCCGCATCTCCGCGATGGAGAGCGACTTCCTGCAGCAGTATATCAACATCAAGAATAAGCACAACATCGCCAACGGCTTCCTTACGCTCGAGTTTACCGAGTCCTTCGCCTACGAGGACTACGATATGCTCCGCGAAATAGTCAACACCCTGCACAAAAACGGCTTCAAGTGCTCCATCGACGACTTCGGAACCGGCTACTCTTCATACAGTATATTGAAGCAGCTGCCGATGGACGAGATCAAGCTCGACCGCTTCTTCCTGGAAAAAGGCCTCTCCGCCGACCGCGACACGAAGGTCCTCTCGAGCGTCATCAACGTCGCCCGCGAGCTGAAAATGAAGGTCACGCAGGAGGGCGTCGAAACGCTCGACCAGCTCGAAATGCTCAAGAAGATGGGCTGCCAGGTCATCCAGGGCTACCATTACTCCGCCCCGCTGCGCCTGAGCGACTACATCGAGTTTATCGAACGCAAGTCGCATAACGTCGACTTCGTCACCCGCGGCCGCGAGTAA
- a CDS encoding signal peptidase I: MSEKHNPDNDIPKEDAAPFEEDTPADAVILSERSESKDLTAPSVILSEAKDPTPQAESLPEEGDSSGEALGMTAVPEDAAAPAAAAPFEEEAPAAGGAPSDEGAVEDGAPSETEGGIPAPAADAVILSPQGDGSPAGSSRAEEEAPAAGGAPSDEGAVEDGSPSETEGGIPADAADAVILSEAKDPTPQAESLPEEGDSSSEALPPRNDSDGTAPAPAPKKPKKSIFRRVFEIVGYTVVVGMMVLVAFILFSNMSGKVTFIFGRTAMWVKTESMAPVIPERSYILVRKAAASEVRTGDVIVFKSDDPSIAGAYNTHRVVEILNGGAEFVTKGDNNIIQDQYTAKAANVLGIYEKNLPLMTSFGRVLSTTRGIMITFTMIFVIFLIIYVPDMTRAAKRKQEEADRIEQERVDALVALEVEKLKAEAARKAAEAAAPPAEEQKDTE; the protein is encoded by the coding sequence ATGTCTGAAAAACATAACCCCGATAACGATATTCCCAAAGAAGACGCCGCGCCCTTTGAAGAGGATACCCCCGCGGACGCTGTCATCCTGAGCGAGCGAAGCGAGTCGAAGGATCTCACGGCTCCTTCTGTCATCCTGAGCGAAGCGAAGGATCCCACACCCCAAGCAGAATCCCTGCCCGAGGAGGGGGATTCCTCCGGCGAAGCCCTCGGAATGACAGCCGTCCCCGAGGACGCCGCCGCCCCCGCCGCCGCCGCGCCCTTTGAAGAGGAAGCCCCCGCCGCAGGCGGAGCTCCCTCAGACGAGGGAGCTGTCGAGGACGGCGCGCCGTCCGAGACTGAGGGAGGGATCCCCGCGCCCGCCGCTGACGCTGTCATCCTGAGCCCGCAGGGCGACGGATCCCCCGCCGGAAGCAGCCGCGCGGAAGAGGAAGCCCCCGCCGCAGGCGGAGCTCCCTCAGACGAGGGAGCTGTCGAGGACGGCTCGCCGTCCGAGACTGAGGGAGGGATTCCCGCGGACGCCGCGGACGCTGTCATCCTGAGCGAAGCGAAGGATCCCACGCCCCAAGCAGAATCCCTGCCCGAGGAAGGGGATTCCTCGTCGGAGGCGTTGCCTCCTCGGAATGACAGCGACGGCACCGCCCCCGCGCCCGCCCCGAAAAAGCCGAAAAAATCCATCTTCCGCCGCGTCTTTGAGATCGTCGGCTACACCGTAGTCGTCGGGATGATGGTGCTTGTCGCGTTCATACTCTTCTCGAATATGAGCGGCAAGGTGACCTTCATCTTCGGCAGGACGGCGATGTGGGTAAAGACCGAATCAATGGCGCCGGTGATACCGGAGCGCAGCTATATACTTGTGCGAAAGGCCGCCGCGAGCGAGGTCAGGACGGGCGACGTTATCGTCTTCAAGTCGGACGATCCCTCCATCGCGGGCGCCTACAACACGCACCGCGTCGTTGAGATACTGAACGGCGGCGCGGAGTTCGTCACGAAGGGCGACAACAATATCATCCAGGATCAGTACACCGCGAAGGCGGCGAACGTCCTCGGCATATACGAGAAAAATCTGCCGCTTATGACCTCCTTCGGGCGCGTGCTTTCGACGACGCGGGGGATAATGATAACCTTCACGATGATATTCGTTATCTTCCTTATTATATACGTACCCGATATGACCCGCGCCGCGAAGCGCAAGCAGGAGGAAGCGGACCGCATCGAGCAGGAGCGGGTGGACGCGCTCGTCGCGCTTGAGGTCGAGAAGCTGAAGGCGGAAGCGGCGAGGAAAGCCGCCGAAGCCGCGGCTCCGCCTGCGGAAGAGCAGAAGGATACGGAATAA